The sequence below is a genomic window from Deltaproteobacteria bacterium.
GTGCGAACGCAGAAAGGGCACGCTGCTGAAGGGGGACGGTAAGAGTTCAAGCCAAGAACGCGTTACCGGCTATTTTTTATTCTTGAAGAAGTGCTCACGAACTTTCTCGCGATCGAGTGGCGTCGTTGGGAGTTCGTCGAAAATACTGGCAATGGCTTGAATGCAGCGAACGAAATCTGGCCATACTGTCGATGGACTATTAAAAGTCAGATGCACTGACTCAACACCCTCATGGGTGTGGGCGGCTCCACCGGTCTTGGCACTCTTGACGTCGAACCGCTGAATTGACGTCTTAATCTCCAGATGGAAAACGTCTGAAGACTCTTCACCGACTGGGCGGCGAAGTTCCATGAACACTGCACCGTCGCCGCCGTCGACTTCGACGATGTACCACTCGCCAGGATAGGCACTGGAGACTTTAATACGAGGAAGTTTATCTGTGGGATCGCTTGCCATGATTCCGTCCCTATAGCGGCACGCAGAGAAAAAGAAAAGGCCCTGAGGTTCAGGGCCTTTTCCGTTGAGTCCTCCGCCTAAGGAGTAACTAAAGGTGAAAGACGTTATTTCTTTTTGGTGGCTTTTTTCGCCGGCTTCTTCGCGGCTTTCTTAGCTGCCATAGTGACCTCCTGAGTATTCAGGCTGCCAGTGCCTGGGAGCATACAACCCTTCCCATGCCTTGTCCCTAGCGCCTGTCGTGGTTCGGGAACCCCTTACTACGGTTAACGAGCCCTAGGCGGATCTCACTTCCAAACTGTTTTCTAACAAACAATAAGAAATGCGTCAAGAGAGAAATAGCATTTGGGAAAAGATTTTTTAAAAAAAACTCCTTACTGGGCGGACGGTTCGTGGAGTTAAAATAGTGTTGCTTAATTGCATCGACGAAAATTAGCAGAATGTTCTACTTTTGTGCAAACGTTGTCCCAGTTTCTCCAAGGAATTTCTCTTTTTGTGAGAAAAGGTATTGACCCCCAAAGCGGAGTTCGGTAGGCTGCCTGACGCGTAGAGACGTTCGGAGTTGTGGGAACCCCGCCGTCTTGAGCCCTGGCCCGAATGTTGTCATTCGGGCCTTTTTTTGTGATTTTTCTCTCAACGCGTGTCTGGAGGGGGCTATGCGTACCATCATTGTTCACCCTACCGATTCTCAAGCTGATGCCACATCAATCACCAAAGCACTCTCATTTGCCCAATCTGGAGATGTTGTCTTGGTCCAGACTGGACAATACTCGCCAACCCGTACTGGAGAACAGCTGCCATTAGTCATTCCACCTGGAGTGTCAGTGATCGGAGCCGACAAACATGCTTGTTGCATCGACGGAGAGGGGCAGTTTGCCCCATCTTTTAATCCGATCAGAACGGATTTGTCTGTAATCACGCTTAGTGACTTTTCGTCGCTGAGTCATCTGACTGTGAGTAACGGTGGTGGGCACGGTGTGGCGGTTCCTCCAGGTTCGTCAGCAACTATTCACGATTGTACGATCAGTCAACATGGTGGTCACGGCATCTATCTTTGCGGTGTCACTGATGTGACTGTCTCTCATTGTGAATTTCTCTCGAACGGACGCAAACGTTTCGAACCCTCGTTGCCACGTGGGGTCGGTGCTCGACAAGGGCATCACATTTTCGCTGAGGCACGGAGCGGGCACCGCAATCGCCTTGTTGTCTCCGACAATACGATGCGCGAGTGTTTTGCTGATGGACTGGCATTCATCTGCTTTTTCTCTCAGCCCGACGGCGTATCGTTTGAAGCGCTGGTGCAACGTAATACCATTGAAGACAGCGAGCGTGGCGGCTTGTTGTTTTGCGGATCTTTTGGCCCATCGCAAAACCAGTTGCGCTTGACGATTGCCGATAACACATTGCGTAATAACAAGCAGTTTGGATTGAGTGTGATTGGAGCGTTTCCTTTAGGAGAAAAAGTTCCGTGCGGCACGTCTGTCCACGCGGGAGCTGATGGAAACGTCATTACTGGCAGCCCTATCGGTATCCTTGCGCAAGGTGCCGTCGGT
It includes:
- a CDS encoding DUF1565 domain-containing protein, which codes for MRTIIVHPTDSQADATSITKALSFAQSGDVVLVQTGQYSPTRTGEQLPLVIPPGVSVIGADKHACCIDGEGQFAPSFNPIRTDLSVITLSDFSSLSHLTVSNGGGHGVAVPPGSSATIHDCTISQHGGHGIYLCGVTDVTVSHCEFLSNGRKRFEPSLPRGVGARQGHHIFAEARSGHRNRLVVSDNTMRECFADGLAFICFFSQPDGVSFEALVQRNTIEDSERGGLLFCGSFGPSQNQLRLTIADNTLRNNKQFGLSVIGAFPLGEKVPCGTSVHAGADGNVITGSPIGILAQGAVGEAHSNASFFTLVHNRVADCGKNALRLVGAVGMDGVATSGNSLTAALAWNSSSGNAPAAIVQGAGGVATGGVRNNNVTVQLLANTSSIPYEEAFLVSDGLAENRAEVASSDHAWTQKAGNLLS